The proteins below come from a single Kosakonia sp. SMBL-WEM22 genomic window:
- a CDS encoding GntR family transcriptional regulator — MAVETQLNPTQPVNQQIYSILRRDIVHCLIPPGTPLSEKEVSVRFDVSRQPVREAFIKLAENGLIQIRPQRGSYVNKISLTQVRNGCFVRQAIECAVARRAAQMIDDSACYQLEQNLHQQRIAIERKQLNDFFELDDAFHHKLALIADCQLAWDTIENIKATIDRVRYMSLDHVSPPEMLLRQHQAIFEALEKRDADAVEHAMTLHLQEISESVKTIRQENRDWFSEE; from the coding sequence ATGGCCGTCGAAACGCAACTCAACCCTACGCAACCCGTTAATCAACAGATCTACAGCATCCTGCGACGGGATATTGTCCACTGCCTGATCCCACCGGGCACGCCGCTCTCTGAAAAAGAGGTGTCGGTGCGTTTTGACGTCTCGCGCCAGCCGGTGCGTGAAGCATTTATCAAGCTCGCGGAAAACGGCTTGATTCAGATCCGCCCCCAGCGCGGAAGCTACGTGAATAAAATTTCGCTAACACAAGTGCGCAACGGCTGCTTTGTCCGTCAGGCGATAGAGTGCGCCGTGGCCCGCCGCGCCGCGCAGATGATTGATGACAGCGCCTGTTATCAGCTTGAGCAGAATCTCCACCAGCAGCGGATCGCCATTGAGCGCAAGCAACTGAACGATTTCTTTGAACTGGATGATGCATTCCACCACAAGCTGGCGCTAATTGCTGATTGCCAGCTGGCGTGGGATACGATTGAAAACATCAAGGCAACGATTGACCGTGTGCGCTATATGAGCCTCGATCACGTCTCCCCCCCAGAGATGCTGCTGCGCCAGCACCAGGCCATTTTCGAGGCGCTGGAAAAACGCGATGCCGACGCGGTTGAGCATGCGATGACGCTGCATTTGCAGGAGATCAGCGAGTCGGTTAAAACCATTCGCCAGGAGAATCGCGACTGGTTTAGCGAAGAGTAG
- the dcp gene encoding peptidyl-dipeptidase Dcp, producing MPVSNPFFTASPLPYQAPPFDLIEQEHYRPAFDEGVRQKRDEIAAIAQNSAPADFDNTILALEQSGALLTYVTSVFFAMTSADTNDFLQQLDEAFSTELAELANDIYLDEQLFDRVEAVWKSLDTASLDAESARLVEVTYQRFVLAGAMLDEQDKATLKALNTEAASLISQFNQRLLAADKAGGLVVEDVRQLDGMCAEEIEHAAEAAKAKGLENRWLITLLNTTQQPALAVLRDRQTREDLFKASWLRTERNDGNDTRALVLRLAELRAQQAHLLGFDDFASWKIADQMAGTPQAALEFMRNIAPAARARAERELADIQQVIYNQQGGFTAQAWDWAFYAEQVRMAKYDLDETQIKPYFALNTVLTEGVFWAANQLFGICFKERFDIPVYHPDVRVWEIFDADDRGLALFYGDFFARDSKSGGAWMGNFIEQSTLNGTQPVIYNVCNYQKPANGQPALLSWDEVITTFHEFGHTLHGLFASQRYASLSGTNTPRDFVEFPSQINEHWASQPQVFAHYARHYQSGEPMPDALRDKMLRATQFNKGYDMTELLSAALLDMNWHGLAANAQVNDVASFEAQAIAKEKLDLAAVPPRYRSSYFSHIFGGGYAAGYYAYLWTQMLADDGYQWFVEQGGLSRENGQKFRDAILSRGNSTDLAELYRQWRGHDPQIEPMLKNRGLSE from the coding sequence ATGCCGGTCTCTAATCCCTTTTTTACTGCAAGCCCGCTGCCATATCAGGCACCGCCCTTCGATCTTATCGAGCAGGAGCACTATCGCCCGGCCTTTGATGAAGGAGTGCGGCAAAAACGCGACGAGATCGCGGCGATCGCACAAAACAGCGCCCCAGCGGACTTCGACAACACCATCCTGGCGCTGGAGCAGAGCGGAGCCTTGCTCACTTACGTGACCAGCGTTTTTTTCGCCATGACCTCGGCGGACACCAATGATTTCCTCCAGCAGCTCGACGAAGCCTTCTCCACAGAGTTAGCGGAGCTCGCCAACGATATTTATCTTGATGAACAGCTGTTTGACCGCGTTGAAGCGGTATGGAAAAGCCTTGATACTGCCAGCCTCGACGCAGAATCGGCTCGCCTGGTTGAGGTAACCTATCAGCGCTTTGTGCTGGCGGGCGCGATGCTGGATGAGCAGGATAAAGCGACGCTGAAAGCCCTTAATACCGAAGCGGCCTCGCTGATTAGCCAGTTCAACCAGCGCCTGCTGGCAGCGGATAAAGCAGGCGGCCTGGTGGTGGAGGATGTGCGCCAGCTCGACGGCATGTGCGCTGAAGAGATTGAGCATGCCGCCGAGGCGGCAAAAGCCAAAGGTCTGGAAAACCGCTGGCTGATAACGCTGCTGAATACCACTCAACAGCCGGCGCTGGCCGTGCTGCGCGATCGCCAGACGCGTGAAGATTTGTTTAAAGCCAGTTGGCTACGTACCGAGCGCAACGATGGCAACGACACGCGCGCGCTGGTGCTGCGTCTGGCAGAGCTAAGGGCGCAACAGGCGCACCTGCTTGGTTTTGATGATTTCGCCAGCTGGAAGATTGCCGATCAGATGGCGGGTACACCGCAGGCGGCGCTGGAATTTATGCGCAATATCGCACCGGCTGCCCGTGCGCGCGCCGAGCGTGAGCTGGCAGATATTCAACAGGTTATTTATAACCAGCAGGGTGGATTCACCGCACAAGCCTGGGATTGGGCCTTCTATGCGGAACAGGTTCGCATGGCGAAATACGATCTCGACGAAACGCAGATTAAACCCTATTTCGCGTTGAACACGGTATTAACGGAAGGGGTATTCTGGGCGGCAAACCAGCTGTTTGGCATCTGCTTCAAGGAACGGTTTGATATCCCCGTTTATCATCCGGATGTGCGGGTATGGGAGATTTTTGACGCCGATGACCGCGGGCTGGCGCTGTTTTATGGCGACTTTTTTGCCCGCGACTCTAAAAGCGGCGGTGCATGGATGGGTAATTTTATCGAGCAGTCGACGCTCAATGGGACGCAGCCTGTTATCTACAACGTCTGTAACTATCAGAAACCGGCCAATGGTCAGCCTGCGCTGCTCTCATGGGATGAAGTGATTACGACTTTCCACGAGTTTGGTCATACGCTGCACGGGCTATTCGCCAGCCAGCGTTACGCCAGCCTCTCCGGAACCAATACACCGCGCGATTTTGTTGAGTTCCCGTCGCAGATCAACGAGCACTGGGCCAGCCAGCCGCAGGTATTTGCCCATTACGCCCGCCACTACCAAAGCGGCGAGCCGATGCCGGATGCCCTGCGCGACAAGATGCTGCGCGCCACGCAGTTTAATAAAGGTTACGACATGACCGAGTTGCTGAGCGCAGCGCTGCTGGATATGAACTGGCATGGGCTGGCGGCGAATGCGCAAGTCAATGATGTAGCAAGCTTCGAAGCGCAGGCCATTGCCAAAGAGAAGCTCGATCTGGCCGCCGTACCGCCACGCTACCGCAGCAGCTATTTTTCCCATATCTTCGGCGGTGGCTACGCAGCGGGGTATTACGCCTATTTATGGACGCAAATGCTCGCCGATGACGGCTATCAGTGGTTCGTTGAGCAGGGCGGGTTAAGCCGTGAAAACGGACAGAAATTCCGCGACGCCATTCTGTCGCGCGGCAACAGCACGGATTTAGCTGAACTTTATCGCCA
- the ydfZ gene encoding putative selenium delivery protein YdfZ: MMTYDRNRNPITTGSRVMINGTGRTGKIVAIHAEGLSAEKVRRNKTVEVEGCEGKFEPVELIRLGLH; encoded by the coding sequence ATGATGACTTATGACCGTAACCGTAACCCTATCACCACCGGCTCACGCGTAATGATTAACGGCACTGGACGCACCGGCAAAATTGTCGCAATTCACGCCGAGGGGCTAAGCGCTGAAAAAGTGCGCCGCAACAAAACGGTGGAAGTTGAAGGGTGTGAAGGCAAATTCGAGCCGGTAGAGCTGATTCGGCTCGGCCTGCACTGA
- the ydfG gene encoding bifunctional NADP-dependent 3-hydroxy acid dehydrogenase/3-hydroxypropionate dehydrogenase YdfG yields MIILVTGATAGFGESITRRFIQNGHHVIATGRRQERLQELKEELGENLYTAQLDVRNRAAIDEFIASLPAQWREIDVLVNNAGLALGMEPAHKANVDDWETMIDTNNKGLVYMTRAVLPGMVERNRGHIINLGSTAGSWPYAGGNVYGASKAFVRQFSLNLRTDLSGTAVRVTNIEPGLVGGTEFSNVRFKGDDDKANKTYENTTALSAEDVTEAVWWVATLPKHVNINTLEMMPVSQSYAGLSVHRQS; encoded by the coding sequence ATGATTATTCTTGTTACCGGAGCAACCGCAGGGTTCGGCGAGAGCATTACTCGCCGTTTTATCCAAAATGGTCACCATGTGATCGCCACTGGTCGCCGTCAGGAGCGGTTGCAAGAGTTGAAAGAGGAGCTTGGCGAGAATCTTTACACCGCCCAGTTGGACGTACGTAACCGCGCAGCTATCGACGAGTTTATCGCTTCTCTGCCCGCGCAATGGCGCGAGATTGATGTACTGGTCAATAACGCCGGGCTGGCGTTGGGCATGGAGCCTGCGCACAAAGCCAACGTGGATGACTGGGAGACGATGATCGACACCAACAACAAAGGCCTGGTCTATATGACCCGCGCCGTGCTGCCGGGTATGGTCGAGCGCAATCGCGGTCATATCATCAATCTTGGCTCTACGGCCGGAAGCTGGCCTTACGCGGGTGGCAACGTCTATGGCGCAAGCAAAGCCTTTGTGCGCCAGTTCAGCCTCAACCTGCGCACCGATCTGAGCGGTACCGCGGTGCGTGTCACCAATATCGAGCCGGGCCTGGTTGGCGGCACCGAGTTCTCTAATGTGCGTTTTAAAGGCGATGACGATAAAGCGAATAAAACCTATGAAAACACGACTGCGTTGAGTGCAGAAGATGTGACTGAAGCGGTATGGTGGGTGGCGACACTACCTAAGCACGTCAATATCAACACACTTGAGATGATGCCGGTCAGCCAGAGCTACGCCGGTCTGAGCGTGCACCGCCAGAGCTGA
- a CDS encoding fructuronate reductase encodes MENRLLTAKATLPQYDRNKLVARIVHLGFGAFHRAHQSVYTDILAAEHGSDWGYCEVNLIGGEQQIADLKQQDNLYTVAEMSADAWTARVVGVAKRALHAQVDGLETVLDAMCEPQVAIVSLTITEKGYCHSPATGELMLEHPLIAGDLQHPHQPKSAAGVIVEALSRRKAAGLPPFSVMSCDNMPENGHVTRNVVCAYARTVDAALARWIEENVTFPSTMVDRIVPAVTAETLEKIEQLTGVRDPAGVACEPFRQWVIEDNFAAGRPAWEKAGAELVSDVVPFEEMKLRMLNGSHSFLAYLGYLAGYQHINECMEDEHYRRAAHALMLHEQAPTLKVEGVDLPHYADLLIARYSNTALRHRTWQIAMDGSQKLPQRMLDSVRWHLAQGSDYSLLALGIAGWMRYVGGVDEQGQAIEVCDPLLAVIQKAVNSSAEGEARIEALLGIEAIFGRDLPKERAFVAQVQKAYEMLLAKGAKAAVAHFAAGL; translated from the coding sequence ATGGAAAACAGGCTGTTAACGGCAAAAGCCACTCTACCTCAATACGATCGCAACAAGTTGGTTGCGCGCATTGTGCATCTTGGTTTTGGCGCCTTCCACCGCGCGCATCAGTCGGTGTATACCGATATTCTTGCCGCAGAACACGGCAGCGACTGGGGATACTGTGAAGTTAATCTCATCGGCGGCGAACAGCAGATTGCCGATCTAAAACAGCAGGATAACCTCTACACCGTGGCGGAGATGTCCGCCGATGCGTGGACCGCGCGCGTGGTTGGCGTGGCGAAGCGCGCGCTGCATGCGCAGGTCGATGGGCTGGAAACGGTGCTGGATGCGATGTGTGAGCCGCAGGTCGCGATTGTCTCATTGACCATCACCGAAAAGGGGTACTGCCATTCGCCTGCGACAGGGGAGCTGATGCTAGAGCACCCGTTGATCGCCGGCGATCTGCAACACCCGCATCAGCCAAAATCTGCCGCGGGGGTGATTGTCGAAGCGCTCTCTCGTCGCAAAGCCGCAGGTTTACCCCCGTTTAGCGTAATGTCTTGCGACAACATGCCGGAAAACGGCCACGTCACGCGTAACGTTGTCTGTGCCTATGCCCGCACGGTGGACGCCGCGCTGGCGCGCTGGATTGAAGAGAACGTCACCTTTCCCTCCACGATGGTCGACCGTATTGTCCCGGCCGTTACGGCTGAAACCCTTGAGAAGATCGAACAGCTTACCGGCGTGCGCGATCCGGCGGGTGTCGCCTGCGAACCCTTCCGGCAGTGGGTCATTGAAGATAACTTTGCCGCAGGCCGCCCGGCGTGGGAAAAAGCGGGGGCAGAACTGGTAAGCGATGTGGTGCCGTTTGAAGAGATGAAGTTGCGTATGCTGAACGGTAGCCACTCCTTCCTCGCCTATCTTGGCTATCTGGCAGGCTATCAGCACATCAACGAGTGCATGGAAGATGAACACTATCGCCGCGCGGCGCATGCGCTGATGCTGCACGAACAGGCGCCGACGCTAAAAGTTGAAGGCGTGGATCTGCCGCACTACGCCGATCTGCTAATCGCGCGTTACAGTAACACTGCGCTGCGCCACCGCACCTGGCAGATCGCCATGGACGGTAGCCAGAAGCTGCCGCAGCGTATGCTCGATTCTGTGCGCTGGCACCTGGCGCAGGGCAGCGACTACTCACTGCTGGCGTTAGGTATCGCGGGCTGGATGCGCTATGTCGGCGGCGTTGACGAGCAGGGGCAGGCGATTGAGGTATGCGATCCGCTGCTTGCGGTGATCCAGAAGGCGGTGAACAGTAGCGCAGAAGGCGAAGCGCGCATTGAGGCATTGCTGGGGATTGAAGCGATTTTTGGCCGTGATTTGCCGAAAGAGCGCGCGTTTGTGGCGCAGGTGCAGAAGGCGTATGAGATGCTGCTGGCGAAAGGCGCAAAAGCGGCGGTCGCACACTTCGCGGCAGGGCTGTAA